Proteins encoded within one genomic window of uncultured Draconibacterium sp.:
- a CDS encoding HU family DNA-binding protein, with protein sequence MSILYSKIQRVNPRNPQADRKWYLVPNRVEQKTEKEIAEALSKNTTLSRGEAVLVVDELQAVIQNALLDGYSVQMGDWGSFQLTFNCTGTDTEAECTADKITSVNIRFRPGKQMKEALAKATFVAR encoded by the coding sequence ATGTCGATATTATATTCAAAAATTCAACGGGTGAACCCACGCAACCCACAAGCCGACCGGAAATGGTACCTGGTGCCCAACCGCGTGGAACAAAAAACAGAAAAGGAGATTGCCGAAGCCTTGAGTAAAAACACCACCTTAAGCCGTGGTGAAGCGGTCCTGGTAGTGGATGAGCTGCAAGCGGTGATCCAGAATGCCCTGCTCGATGGTTACTCGGTGCAAATGGGCGACTGGGGTTCGTTTCAGCTAACGTTCAACTGTACCGGCACGGATACTGAAGCGGAATGTACGGCCGATAAAATTACATCGGTCAACATCCGTTTCCGCCCCGGCAAACAGATGAAAGAGGCCCTGGCTAAAGCAACCTTTGTAGCCCGTTAG
- the istB gene encoding IS21-like element helper ATPase IstB yields the protein MNEVTLTRMKQMKLHGMHGAFKTAVETGKTDDYTIDQFVSMITDAEWDDRNNRKIERLIKNARFHYKATIENVVYEHTRNIDRTKLLRLAECDFINKNENVLISGSTGAGKSYIATALGYQACIEGYRVLYFNTTKLFSKLKMAKADGSYLKELAKMARHQLIILDDFGLQPLDSQNRIALLELIEDRHNKGSMLVTSQLPVSKWYEIIGEKTIADAILDRLIHQSHRIELMGESMRKKRNIYSE from the coding sequence ATGAACGAAGTAACATTAACACGAATGAAACAGATGAAGCTCCATGGTATGCATGGGGCTTTTAAAACAGCTGTCGAAACAGGTAAAACCGATGATTACACCATCGACCAGTTTGTATCGATGATAACAGATGCCGAGTGGGACGATCGCAACAACCGAAAGATAGAGCGATTGATAAAAAATGCGAGGTTCCACTATAAGGCAACCATTGAAAACGTGGTGTACGAACATACAAGAAATATCGATCGGACAAAACTGTTAAGACTGGCTGAATGCGATTTTATTAATAAGAACGAGAATGTATTAATATCGGGCAGCACCGGTGCCGGCAAAAGCTACATTGCAACAGCCTTAGGGTATCAGGCCTGTATCGAGGGATACAGGGTTTTGTATTTTAATACAACCAAGCTGTTTTCTAAACTAAAAATGGCAAAAGCCGATGGATCTTATCTTAAAGAACTTGCAAAAATGGCCAGGCATCAGTTAATAATACTCGATGACTTTGGCCTGCAACCTTTAGATAGCCAAAACCGGATAGCTCTGTTAGAGTTAATTGAAGACAGGCACAATAAAGGATCTATGCTTGTAACATCACAGCTGCCCGTTAGTAAGTGGTATGAAATAATCGGGGAGAAAACGATTGCCGATGCCATACTCGACCGTTTGATCCATCAATCGCACAGGATTGAGCTGATGGGGGAATCGATGAGAAAAAAACGAAACATTTATAGTGAATAA
- a CDS encoding TlpA disulfide reductase family protein has translation MKSANILLLFLIFISACKQKESFIIEGTVPAEWETQNVQLKFLDEDLNDSIIIAHSPVKSNQFKMKGSIAHPNYVVLQFSSNKSVYFFLENTTTTIKFSPQAGAPIISGSALNIQLEVFYSQFAPFRQELQKIRDEIVEARNLQKDSPDFLTRKRSQMDTIIQKMVKCQKTFIAEHPNSLATAYILRMSKTDLEMPFVQSVYSNFDDEIKSSSIGKSLKKQITAQEKTALGNSFIDIQLVDVKGKEITISELAENQEYLLLDFWASWCGPCRHENDNILKIHNQYHSKGLQIVGISLDVKKEAWQKAIQEDHITWTQLSDLKGWNSPLVAKYGIEGIPYTVLVNKEGKIVAKGLRGENLSVKLKEVFNN, from the coding sequence ATGAAAAGTGCAAACATCCTGTTATTATTCCTAATTTTTATATCAGCCTGCAAACAAAAAGAGAGTTTTATTATTGAAGGCACCGTTCCTGCTGAATGGGAAACACAAAACGTACAATTAAAATTCCTTGATGAAGACCTGAACGACAGCATAATTATTGCTCATTCGCCAGTTAAAAGCAATCAATTCAAAATGAAAGGTTCAATAGCGCATCCCAACTATGTTGTTTTACAGTTTAGCAGCAATAAATCTGTCTATTTTTTTCTGGAAAATACCACTACAACAATTAAGTTTTCGCCCCAAGCTGGCGCTCCAATTATAAGCGGGTCTGCATTAAATATCCAACTGGAAGTATTTTACTCGCAATTTGCTCCGTTCCGGCAAGAGTTACAAAAGATACGCGATGAGATTGTAGAAGCACGAAATCTACAAAAAGACAGCCCTGATTTTCTGACCCGTAAAAGAAGTCAAATGGATACTATTATTCAAAAGATGGTGAAATGCCAAAAAACATTTATTGCAGAACATCCAAATTCTCTGGCAACGGCTTATATTTTAAGGATGTCGAAAACCGATTTGGAAATGCCTTTTGTGCAATCAGTGTACAGCAATTTTGATGACGAAATCAAAAGTTCTTCAATCGGAAAATCGCTAAAAAAACAAATTACAGCTCAAGAAAAAACAGCTCTGGGGAATTCATTTATCGACATACAACTGGTAGATGTAAAGGGCAAAGAAATTACAATTTCGGAGTTGGCAGAAAACCAGGAATATTTGCTTCTTGATTTTTGGGCTTCGTGGTGTGGACCCTGCAGGCACGAGAATGATAATATACTCAAAATCCATAATCAATATCATTCAAAAGGATTGCAAATAGTTGGCATTTCTCTGGATGTAAAAAAAGAAGCCTGGCAAAAAGCTATCCAAGAAGACCACATTACCTGGACACAACTTTCTGACTTAAAAGGCTGGAACTCTCCCTTAGTTGCAAAATATGGTATTGAAGGAATTCCGTACACCGTGTTAGTAAACAAAGAAGGTAAGATTGTTGCCAAAGGATTAAGGGGAGAGAATTTGAGCGTTAAATTGAAAGAAGTATTCAATAATTAA
- a CDS encoding Crp/Fnr family transcriptional regulator, producing MIENLKKHIGNFIAVENTQLANIDKYFQIRELKKKELILKEGEICYELFFVNKGCLQIFYMKENGTEQTIDFALENWWTTDFNAFANKTPSKFSIRTIEPSEILILNKSAQNELLKLIPELERYFHLVFQRAYAASQYRIKLLYELSREELYLHFRDNFPDFIQRVPQYLVASFLGFTPEYLSEIRKKYTS from the coding sequence ATGATTGAAAATCTCAAAAAACATATCGGTAATTTTATAGCTGTTGAAAATACCCAACTTGCTAATATTGATAAGTATTTTCAAATCAGGGAACTAAAAAAGAAAGAGCTGATTTTAAAAGAAGGAGAAATCTGTTACGAATTATTTTTCGTCAATAAAGGATGTCTGCAAATATTCTATATGAAAGAAAACGGAACAGAGCAAACCATCGATTTTGCATTGGAAAATTGGTGGACAACAGACTTTAATGCTTTTGCCAATAAAACACCATCAAAATTTTCTATTCGAACGATAGAGCCTTCTGAAATATTAATTTTAAATAAGTCTGCACAAAATGAACTTTTAAAACTTATTCCTGAACTGGAACGCTATTTTCATTTGGTATTTCAAAGAGCGTATGCAGCTTCTCAGTATCGCATAAAGTTGCTTTATGAGCTTTCCCGCGAAGAATTATATCTGCACTTCCGCGATAATTTTCCTGATTTTATTCAGCGGGTTCCTCAATATCTGGTTGCTTCATTTTTAGGTTTTACACCTGAATATCTAAGTGAAATCCGTAAGAAATATACTTCTTAA
- a CDS encoding helix-turn-helix domain-containing protein: MIPNITERMLTLQLRELEKDGLVKRTVYAEVPPRVDYELTPIAIELIPIWSKLSDWGAKHKALIS, translated from the coding sequence TTGATACCCAACATCACCGAACGAATGTTGACTCTGCAACTCAGGGAACTGGAAAAAGACGGCTTGGTAAAACGTACTGTTTATGCAGAAGTTCCTCCAAGAGTTGATTATGAATTAACTCCGATTGCCATAGAATTAATTCCCATCTGGTCGAAACTAAGTGATTGGGGAGCAAAACATAAAGCTCTTATAAGTTGA
- a CDS encoding MFS transporter, with the protein MKKYAYIGCLGFIGVITTEFGVIGILPQIAEYYQINVDQAGVLLSAFALVIAITGPFMTLLASGFDRKKVMLLSILFFVITGVVSSFSPPFWLLMVVRVLPAFLQPVYIATALSVAVSQGNKNNENELMSIVFSGVAIAMVTTVPFATYVASIFSWEDSFIVQSVISIIALTGIYFVLPNLPVEERKSYASQLKILKQPTFIVSTAMNFFMIAGWFSTYSYFADYLNKAKDMSNTMVSYMMFVFGIIGVVANWAAGKMLNKSVAKTTAGFLSGTILIPILLHLSGENFIATVVVIGLWGFLYSPSFLNASTYMISSVPKSLEFANSLATSFGNLGISLGTTVGGWLITTKSVVYTPWLTLLFGTLAFLMIGLRSFLENKTKSR; encoded by the coding sequence ATGAAGAAATACGCATACATAGGATGCCTTGGATTTATTGGCGTTATAACCACAGAGTTTGGAGTTATTGGAATTTTACCACAAATAGCAGAATACTACCAGATAAATGTTGACCAGGCTGGCGTTTTATTGAGTGCTTTTGCTCTTGTCATAGCTATAACAGGTCCTTTTATGACCTTGCTTGCTTCGGGCTTCGACAGAAAAAAAGTAATGTTACTCTCAATATTGTTTTTTGTTATCACGGGTGTGGTCTCATCATTTTCGCCTCCGTTCTGGCTACTTATGGTGGTTCGTGTTTTACCTGCATTTTTACAACCTGTTTATATTGCAACAGCTCTGTCTGTCGCAGTTTCTCAAGGTAATAAAAATAACGAAAATGAATTGATGAGTATTGTTTTTAGCGGAGTCGCTATTGCAATGGTAACCACCGTTCCTTTTGCAACTTATGTAGCAAGTATTTTTTCGTGGGAAGATTCGTTTATCGTTCAATCGGTTATCAGTATTATAGCGTTAACAGGTATCTATTTTGTTTTGCCCAATCTGCCTGTGGAAGAGCGAAAATCATATGCCAGCCAGCTAAAAATATTGAAGCAGCCTACTTTTATTGTCAGTACAGCGATGAACTTTTTTATGATAGCTGGTTGGTTTTCCACATATAGTTATTTTGCTGACTACCTGAACAAAGCCAAAGATATGAGCAATACAATGGTTAGCTATATGATGTTTGTTTTTGGAATAATCGGGGTTGTGGCTAACTGGGCAGCAGGAAAGATGCTGAATAAAAGTGTAGCGAAAACAACTGCCGGCTTCCTTTCCGGCACAATTCTAATCCCCATATTATTGCATTTATCTGGTGAAAATTTTATAGCAACAGTTGTTGTGATAGGCCTGTGGGGATTTTTGTATTCACCAAGTTTTCTAAATGCCTCTACCTACATGATTTCATCTGTACCGAAATCGCTGGAATTTGCAAACAGCCTTGCAACATCATTCGGCAATTTAGGTATTTCCCTTGGAACGACAGTTGGCGGGTGGCTTATAACTACAAAAAGTGTGGTATACACTCCCTGGTTAACCTTATTATTTGGAACCCTGGCTTTCCTGATGATTGGGTTAAGAAGTTTTTTGGAGAATAAAACTAAATCCAGATAA
- the fabF gene encoding beta-ketoacyl-ACP synthase II translates to MKRAVITGLGAITPLGNNVNDFWKNLREGKSGTAPITKFDASNHKTKFACEVKDFDPLLYATKPEVRKMDLYTLYALAATEECLKDSGLNLDKCDLNKAGVILATGIGGMHTFEEEIMNFSENINSPRFSPFFITKMISNIATGQISIKYGLHGVSYSVTSACASSNHALANALDLIRLGRATIIFAGGSEATISQAAIGGFNSMKALSTLNNSPSTASRPFDKTRDGFVAGEGAGVLMIEELEHAKKRGAKIYCELAGYGVASDAYHVAATHPDGLGAKIAMTDALNDARITKEDVSYINAHATSTPVGDISECIAIENVFKNSLRQIQISSTKSMTGHLLGAAGAIESIACIKAIEQGLIPPTINLNEIDAEINQKLNLTPNNAIEKEVVVAINNTFGFGGHTSTSVFKKYKS, encoded by the coding sequence ATGAAAAGAGCAGTAATAACAGGATTGGGTGCAATAACACCACTGGGCAACAATGTCAATGATTTTTGGAAAAACCTAAGGGAAGGTAAAAGTGGAACTGCCCCAATAACAAAATTTGACGCAAGTAATCATAAAACAAAGTTTGCCTGCGAGGTAAAAGACTTCGATCCTTTGTTATATGCAACAAAACCAGAAGTTAGAAAAATGGATTTGTATACCCTATATGCTTTGGCCGCAACAGAAGAGTGCCTTAAAGACTCCGGTTTAAACCTGGACAAATGTGATTTAAACAAAGCAGGTGTTATTTTAGCTACCGGGATTGGGGGTATGCATACTTTTGAAGAGGAAATTATGAATTTCAGTGAAAACATAAATTCCCCGAGATTTAGTCCTTTTTTCATCACAAAAATGATTTCAAATATTGCGACAGGGCAAATTTCTATCAAATATGGATTGCATGGTGTAAGTTATTCTGTTACATCAGCATGTGCTTCATCTAACCATGCATTAGCAAATGCATTAGACCTTATTCGACTGGGCCGCGCAACGATAATTTTTGCTGGTGGTTCAGAGGCCACTATATCACAAGCAGCTATTGGTGGATTCAACTCCATGAAAGCTTTATCCACATTAAATAATTCTCCATCGACAGCATCCCGACCATTTGATAAAACACGTGATGGTTTTGTGGCAGGGGAAGGTGCAGGAGTTCTTATGATTGAAGAACTTGAACATGCAAAAAAAAGAGGTGCCAAAATATACTGCGAATTAGCCGGGTATGGAGTCGCTTCCGATGCCTATCATGTAGCTGCAACGCATCCGGACGGACTTGGTGCTAAAATAGCAATGACTGATGCATTAAATGATGCAAGAATTACGAAAGAAGATGTTTCTTACATCAATGCTCATGCCACATCAACTCCGGTTGGCGATATAAGTGAATGTATTGCAATTGAAAATGTATTCAAGAATTCGCTGAGGCAAATACAAATTAGTTCTACAAAGTCAATGACCGGACATTTACTGGGGGCTGCAGGAGCAATTGAATCAATAGCCTGTATTAAGGCAATTGAACAGGGTTTGATACCTCCAACAATAAACCTTAATGAAATTGATGCCGAAATAAACCAAAAACTAAATCTTACTCCAAACAATGCTATTGAGAAAGAAGTCGTAGTTGCGATCAACAATACATTCGGATTTGGGGGACACACATCAACTTCTGTTTTTAAAAAATATAAGTCTTGA
- a CDS encoding response regulator: MEESYEVLVADDSMLNTKVYMFNLKRELVGWKIHIANSPEEAIAIFSTNNISVVILDMFFGIGKLTGIEIYKEFIKIKKNFKCIAVSELSSAYGFNSGRVGIDEFLSKPVKSEDLVSAIKFQIKSLRNELKGTALETPVKLTTPGQFKLTTCAGAN, translated from the coding sequence ATGGAAGAAAGTTACGAGGTTTTAGTCGCAGATGATAGCATGCTGAATACTAAAGTTTATATGTTTAATTTAAAAAGAGAACTTGTAGGTTGGAAAATACATATTGCTAATAGTCCTGAAGAAGCAATAGCTATATTCTCAACCAACAATATCTCGGTGGTTATTCTTGATATGTTTTTTGGAATTGGGAAATTAACTGGTATAGAGATTTACAAAGAATTTATTAAAATTAAAAAGAACTTTAAATGCATTGCAGTGTCAGAGCTTTCTTCTGCTTATGGTTTTAACAGTGGCCGAGTTGGTATTGATGAATTTTTATCAAAACCTGTCAAAAGTGAGGATCTTGTAAGTGCAATTAAGTTTCAAATAAAATCATTGAGAAATGAATTAAAAGGAACTGCATTGGAAACGCCAGTCAAATTGACCACCCCAGGCCAATTTAAATTGACCACCTGCGCCGGAGCAAATTGA
- the istA gene encoding IS21 family transposase, with protein sequence MSKVRKVIQLHQQGKAKQFISRYLGLSRNTVKKYIALYKVLNLTIDDIDKKSDSELEKIFSRDTEDVLSPKLKKVYNFFPYMERELKKTGVTKQLMWEEYYEKHPDGLKLSQFKAHYLRWSKKVNPVMHMEHKAGDKMFIDYAGKTLKIINKETGEIEEVQFFVAILGASQYTYAEASPSQQKEDFVASVENALHFYGGVPAAIVPDNLKSAVTKSSRFEPTINETFMDFAEHYGTTVLPARAYRPRDKSLAEGAVKILYQRIYPALRGKDFYSLEELNSAIWDELDKHNNKKLTGRPTSRYQLFVEDEKGKLTALPVEKYEIKEIAIATVAMNGHVLLSKDKHYYSVPCQYLKKKVKLVFTSKTVEIYHKYNRIALHKRDGRKYFYTTNKDHLATTHQFVTDWTPQRFFNWAASIDESVKEFIINVLERKQHPEQSYKSCMGVLAFAKKVGEERLSNACKRALEHQVYNYKIIQKILEKGLDKLDDEKPDEPELPFHNNIRGGKYYN encoded by the coding sequence ATGAGTAAAGTAAGAAAAGTCATTCAGTTGCACCAGCAGGGAAAAGCAAAGCAATTTATCAGCAGGTACCTGGGCCTGTCACGTAACACCGTCAAGAAGTATATCGCTCTATACAAGGTGTTAAACCTTACTATTGATGATATTGATAAAAAGAGTGATTCCGAGCTGGAAAAAATCTTTAGCAGGGATACCGAAGATGTTCTTTCCCCCAAGCTAAAAAAGGTTTATAACTTCTTTCCCTACATGGAGCGTGAACTAAAAAAGACCGGCGTTACCAAGCAGCTGATGTGGGAAGAATATTATGAAAAACATCCCGATGGACTAAAATTAAGCCAGTTTAAAGCCCACTACCTGCGTTGGAGTAAAAAGGTTAACCCGGTAATGCATATGGAGCATAAAGCAGGTGATAAGATGTTTATCGACTACGCTGGCAAAACCCTTAAAATTATCAATAAAGAAACAGGCGAGATTGAAGAGGTACAGTTTTTTGTTGCCATACTGGGGGCCAGTCAATACACCTATGCTGAAGCCTCACCGAGCCAACAAAAAGAAGACTTTGTTGCTTCGGTTGAAAATGCACTGCATTTTTATGGAGGAGTTCCTGCAGCTATTGTCCCTGATAACCTAAAGTCTGCCGTAACCAAAAGCAGCCGGTTTGAACCTACCATTAACGAAACGTTTATGGACTTTGCCGAACATTACGGCACAACAGTTCTTCCGGCACGAGCTTACCGTCCCCGGGACAAGTCACTGGCAGAAGGGGCAGTTAAGATACTGTACCAACGAATATATCCGGCCTTGCGCGGCAAAGACTTTTACAGTTTAGAAGAGCTTAATAGTGCAATTTGGGATGAACTGGACAAGCATAACAACAAAAAGTTAACCGGCAGGCCAACGTCCCGGTATCAATTATTCGTTGAAGACGAAAAAGGCAAGCTTACCGCATTGCCTGTAGAAAAATACGAGATTAAAGAAATAGCAATAGCCACCGTAGCCATGAACGGGCACGTGCTGTTAAGCAAAGACAAGCATTATTACAGCGTTCCGTGTCAGTATTTAAAGAAGAAAGTTAAGCTGGTGTTTACATCAAAAACCGTTGAAATATACCATAAATACAACCGCATAGCTTTGCACAAAAGAGATGGACGTAAATACTTCTACACCACAAACAAAGACCACCTGGCAACAACACACCAGTTTGTTACCGACTGGACACCGCAGCGTTTTTTCAACTGGGCAGCTTCAATTGACGAGAGTGTAAAGGAATTTATAATCAATGTGCTGGAAAGAAAACAACACCCTGAACAATCCTATAAAAGCTGTATGGGTGTATTGGCTTTTGCCAAAAAGGTGGGAGAAGAAAGGCTTTCCAATGCGTGTAAACGTGCATTGGAACATCAGGTTTACAACTACAAAATCATACAAAAGATACTGGAAAAAGGGTTGGATAAACTTGACGATGAAAAACCGGACGAACCGGAACTTCCTTTTCATAACAACATAAGGGGAGGAAAATATTACAACTGA
- a CDS encoding IS4 family transposase, which yields MIVKEFKGFFSGFLPDVRIEKRAEKIMGDMLNFGKAVVNKFSRTNTEKIGAYRMFGNNSFSHIELTESVISSCKAKQGGAHLLCIQDTTEFNFTNHLQRIGKKDKDIGPVTKNDNAGFFCHPMLVVNEGDKMPIGLSSIELWNRNWDKQDKFERSYWKQDIAEKESYRWVESARKTQSVLDKAPLLTIIGDRESDIFSEFALVSDERTHLLVRSRIDRKLAEGDGRLYKKLSGQEQKAVYGLEIKGNKKRKARTTKMALKYVKVKIKRPERLRDKNLPEYVELWAIEAREQPGTIPGGEPPIVWRLLTTHPITGASQAMKCLEWYGNRWFIEELFRIMKSKGFELEASQLETGAALKKQVVMALQVALTIMVLKLSLNNKEAIKAELVFSQQQIKFIGLLLKNEIEGKTKKQQNPYPCQSLAWCAWAIARLSGWSGYKSHGPPGYISVKNGLDVFYNKYEGYLVAMKFLKDVYKG from the coding sequence GTGATAGTCAAGGAGTTTAAGGGTTTTTTTAGCGGTTTTTTACCTGATGTCCGAATAGAAAAACGTGCAGAAAAAATTATGGGAGATATGCTTAACTTCGGCAAAGCAGTAGTAAACAAATTTAGTAGAACAAATACAGAAAAAATTGGGGCATATCGTATGTTTGGGAATAATAGTTTCAGCCATATCGAACTAACGGAAAGTGTAATTTCCAGTTGCAAGGCCAAGCAAGGCGGTGCACACCTTCTTTGCATACAGGACACAACAGAGTTTAATTTTACCAACCATCTGCAACGGATTGGGAAAAAAGACAAAGATATCGGCCCGGTAACAAAGAACGACAACGCGGGCTTCTTTTGCCATCCCATGTTGGTGGTAAACGAAGGAGACAAAATGCCTATTGGCCTGTCAAGCATAGAATTGTGGAACCGTAACTGGGACAAACAGGATAAATTTGAGCGAAGTTACTGGAAACAGGATATCGCAGAAAAGGAATCGTACCGTTGGGTTGAAAGTGCCCGAAAAACACAATCTGTTTTAGACAAAGCACCACTGTTGACCATCATTGGGGACAGGGAATCCGATATTTTTAGCGAGTTTGCCCTTGTGTCGGATGAACGAACCCATTTACTGGTGCGTTCAAGAATAGACAGGAAATTGGCAGAAGGGGACGGGAGACTTTATAAAAAGCTATCAGGGCAAGAACAAAAAGCTGTTTATGGTTTAGAGATAAAAGGGAATAAAAAGCGAAAAGCCCGTACAACAAAGATGGCATTAAAATATGTAAAGGTTAAAATAAAAAGGCCTGAAAGGTTACGCGACAAGAACCTTCCTGAATATGTTGAATTATGGGCTATTGAAGCCCGGGAACAACCGGGAACAATTCCCGGGGGAGAACCCCCGATAGTTTGGAGGTTATTGACTACACACCCAATAACCGGGGCAAGCCAGGCAATGAAATGCCTTGAATGGTACGGCAACAGGTGGTTTATTGAAGAACTTTTCAGGATAATGAAAAGCAAGGGCTTTGAACTTGAAGCCTCGCAACTTGAAACTGGTGCAGCATTGAAAAAACAGGTTGTCATGGCACTCCAGGTGGCATTAACGATAATGGTACTTAAGTTATCGCTCAACAATAAAGAAGCAATAAAAGCTGAACTGGTCTTTAGCCAACAACAAATAAAGTTTATAGGGTTATTATTAAAAAATGAGATAGAAGGGAAAACGAAGAAACAACAAAACCCATATCCCTGCCAAAGCTTGGCATGGTGTGCCTGGGCAATAGCACGGCTTAGTGGCTGGAGCGGTTATAAATCCCATGGCCCACCAGGGTACATATCGGTTAAGAACGGACTTGATGTCTTTTACAACAAATATGAAGGCTACCTTGTAGCAATGAAGTTCTTAAAAGATGTGTATAAAGGGTAG
- a CDS encoding TetR/AcrR family transcriptional regulator has protein sequence MSATRERVIELGENLIRTRGYNAFSYQDISSELGIKNAAIHYYFPTKANLGTSIIKTNIQRFEEMVDNMHSRGFDEIQQLNTFIKIYIKSHREQKVCLVGALSPAFDTLNEVTQKELRKMIDLILQWLTNILNSGKQKGLFVFSELPENRAAIIFSSLVASLQLSKVVNTIDYKNICLSIEEDLKV, from the coding sequence ATGTCTGCTACCAGAGAAAGAGTTATTGAATTAGGTGAAAATCTCATACGAACTAGAGGTTATAATGCATTTAGTTACCAGGATATTTCATCTGAATTAGGTATAAAAAATGCAGCAATTCATTACTATTTTCCAACAAAAGCAAATTTAGGCACAAGCATTATAAAGACTAATATTCAACGTTTCGAGGAAATGGTGGATAATATGCACAGCAGGGGATTTGATGAAATTCAACAGCTAAATACTTTTATTAAAATATATATAAAAAGTCATCGGGAACAAAAAGTTTGTTTAGTAGGTGCATTAAGTCCTGCCTTTGATACACTCAATGAAGTTACACAAAAAGAACTTAGAAAAATGATTGATTTAATACTTCAATGGCTAACAAATATTCTAAATAGCGGAAAACAAAAGGGATTATTTGTATTTAGTGAATTACCTGAAAACAGAGCAGCGATTATTTTTTCAAGTTTAGTTGCCAGTTTGCAGCTTTCAAAAGTAGTTAACACCATTGATTATAAAAATATATGTCTTTCAATTGAAGAAGATTTAAAAGTATAA
- a CDS encoding kelch repeat-containing protein: protein MMKTGKNILLYALFIVLATLVSCTDDDVDEITDGDWWEMSDFDGVPRSDAVCFEINDFAYIGLGYDGDDRLNDFWKYDPDNNFWTKVASFPGAARNGAVAFSIDGKGYVGTGYSGEDELNDFWEYDPSTDTWTQKADFMGSARYGAVGFAVSGKGYIGSGYDGNYLKDFYAYSPESDTWEQIISIGGSKRRDASCFVIGSKAYVLSGLDNGVYEDDLWEYDPSTGYWTEKRAISDDDDDLSYDDEYLSIARINGVGFSVNGLGYLATGSTGSMISNIWEYDPQLDLWSEKTSFEGTTRTEAVGFAIGSKGYITTGRSSTYYFDDIWTFDPDKEYDEDN from the coding sequence ATGATGAAGACAGGAAAAAACATTCTTTTATATGCTTTATTTATAGTACTGGCAACGCTGGTTTCGTGCACCGACGACGATGTTGATGAGATTACCGACGGCGATTGGTGGGAGATGTCGGATTTTGATGGTGTACCCCGTAGCGATGCTGTTTGTTTCGAGATAAATGATTTTGCCTATATAGGTTTGGGATACGATGGCGATGATCGCCTGAACGATTTTTGGAAGTACGATCCGGATAATAATTTCTGGACAAAGGTTGCTTCATTTCCCGGAGCTGCCAGAAACGGGGCTGTAGCTTTTAGTATCGACGGAAAAGGATATGTTGGTACCGGTTATAGTGGTGAAGATGAATTAAACGACTTTTGGGAATACGATCCATCCACTGACACATGGACACAGAAAGCTGATTTTATGGGAAGTGCACGTTATGGTGCTGTTGGTTTTGCTGTTAGCGGCAAAGGATATATCGGCAGTGGTTACGACGGAAATTACCTGAAAGATTTTTACGCCTATTCGCCTGAAAGCGATACCTGGGAGCAGATCATTAGTATTGGCGGATCAAAAAGAAGAGATGCCTCGTGTTTTGTAATTGGCAGTAAAGCTTATGTGTTGTCGGGTTTGGATAATGGTGTTTATGAAGATGATCTTTGGGAGTACGATCCATCAACCGGATACTGGACCGAAAAACGTGCCATATCAGACGATGATGACGACTTAAGCTACGACGATGAGTATCTTTCAATTGCACGAATTAACGGAGTTGGATTTTCAGTTAACGGATTAGGATACCTTGCAACCGGCAGTACCGGATCGATGATAAGCAACATTTGGGAATACGATCCGCAGCTGGATTTGTGGTCTGAAAAAACATCGTTTGAAGGAACAACAAGAACTGAAGCCGTAGGATTTGCAATAGGTTCGAAAGGCTACATAACCACCGGCCGAAGTTCAACCTACTACTTTGATGATATCTGGACTTTTGATCCGGATAAAGAGTATGATGAGGATAATTAA